TCACCGGACTAAACGTTAGGTCTAACCAGTGACCCGTTACAATAACTCCAGACCTGAGTCCGTATTAGTGACCGATTGACTTAGTTCAACTAGTTACTTCTTCAAATGGATGGAAAGTCACAcccctttttaactttttgggaTGGGAGAGGCTGAATAGCACCTATCGATTAGAATTGACtaactgaatttgaattaaaacttacATGACCTCCATGCAAGTAAAGGAAAAGATTGAACACAGCCTTTGCCCATTTGGCTTTGGCGATAAACCCAGTCTGCTTGGAGGCATTTCTGATAGTTATCGAGAGTCCGATAACTAGAAGCATATATCCGAAAAGAAACAAGTTCGTTGTAGCCAGAAAGATCTTGTCCGTTGCTCCCCTTGTCATATCCGGAAGTATAGTCTGCAAACAAGTTCAAACAAtcaaaacatgaaagaaattaCAGAGTAATAAGCAAAATGGTGAAAGATTTGAGCTTACCAACGTCATTAACAAGACGGGTACTTGAGTAAACGTGAAATGTTCAATCCCCTTCTCTTTCCTAATAGTCCCCAGGAAGATTTTGCGGATTACATTTGGAACATATAGCAGCATGTAAGTATTGAAACAGGCAACTACAGCAAAGGTGGCATACAATTCATTGTTGATTTCCAGGCAATTATGCTGGGAATCGATCGCATAAGCGTAGTAATGCAAAGGATGCACGAAGATGACGATCATATAAGCGGTGAGAAAAGCCCCGTATCCCCAAGGACTATCCAGGTCGAAAGGTTTTATTGCAGCTTTCAGATAATGACGCAGGTGTTGCCAAATTCCTCGAGGATCATCACctgcaattttaatttcttcttctgtCTCACTGTCCTCAATACTCAAGGCCTGAAGCTGAGTCTCCGACCTGCACATTAATACAAAGTAGTTTTAAAACAACTGCACCCAAGACTTTCACTAACTTGCTAAAACTTACTTTGCAGACTCACTTACATGATGAAAAAGGCCAAAGTCTCTGAATTTCGATCTGCAAATTTGTCTGGAAAATAATGGTGGATTCTTCACCAATATTAATAACTAACCAGCTGGAAGGCATCAGATGCTAATAGTTGGCTTAATTTTTCCATCTGTATTATTCTTTTCTACTCCATAGAGTAAATGATAAagtgatgatataataattggCCAGTGATGAGATTTCAGTGTTCCACGGCAAAAAAGAAGGTAATATTTAAGCAGGGGTAGGCCATATTGAGACAAAGATGACCGGAAGACAATTAGATATCATTTCTGGTACAGACCACGAGCATCATAAGAATTGGTAAATCTTTGATATGTCAATTTTCATATTGCAAGGTGCAGCCGTAGaagaatattaaatgaaaaagataaagtAAAAGGCAAGAGATAAATACCTTCCCACGATATTGATTTTTTACTGCAATAAGCTTTGAGTTCATACAACTCAATTATGAAAGCGTTTTTGCATATACAAACTAATCTACGTAactgtgtttttctttttctgttacACAAGAACAGAACAACAATTTCATACAGCTAAAGACAGTTTACCTACTGTTCTTCAGCTTGGTGCATTAGCAGCAAATCTTGAGGCATAAATGGTGGCTCCTAAACTTGGTGAATTTCCAGTAGCCTTAGACAAGGCATCTTGCAAACGATTCTCTTCTTCACGTAAAGATTCTTCAACCTTCTTTTTACTATAGCGGAGCCAAGCTGCTTGTATGAAACAAGCTGCCCAAGTTTTCCACTGTTGTGAATAAAACCTAAAAGTATGTTGCAACTGCTTGCTGTGAAGCCGCCTGAATTGAGAGGCAACAAACTTCCAGTCATCGGCCGTTAAAGCAAAGGCTTCAGCTTCCGTAAGAGCTCTAACAGTTCTAGTTGAGATGGGGAGATTAGAAGAGGACTGAGGATCCAGAGCCCACGTGAGAAGTTCTTCATCACAGAAATCACCAGCCCCAAGATATCCAGAGTTAAAGAGACCAGTTCTTCCTCCATTGATAGTTATAGTCAATAGCTTGCCTCGCATGATGAAGAGCATTTCATCATCAGGGTCACCCTCTCGGACAATGTAGCTTTCGTCTGTATACAGCACTGGCTTGAGATGGTTGCACATTGCATCCAAAAGTTGTTaatccattttttcaaattaaacacaTACACCAGAGGAATCCAAGTTAAGAACGAGAGGGTAAATGGTGAAAAAAGACTTTAGAACAAAAGAGGAACTCACTCTCATGAGCAAATATTTCTGAATGAGTTCAAGGTAAGTGATGCTTTGAAGTTTTATGATGCTAGAGGTAAACAAAGGATGCCCAAGATTACTAGACAGTTTCATGTTTTTTCAGGTATGGGGTTTGTGGCTGAATATTCAGAGACTGCTTATGTTTTCTCTGAGAGCTGTTAACCGTTAAGGTTGTAGATGTACCTTCCACATAGAAATTCATCAAATTGAGAGTTGGAGACTTGCTAATCATATCACGCGATAATTCATTGGAACAAGAAGATTTTTCTCCTCCAACTAATGG
The genomic region above belongs to Mangifera indica cultivar Alphonso chromosome 15, CATAS_Mindica_2.1, whole genome shotgun sequence and contains:
- the LOC123198020 gene encoding uncharacterized protein LOC123198020, encoding MCRSETQLQALSIEDSETEEEIKIAGDDPRGIWQHLRHYLKAAIKPFDLDSPWGYGAFLTAYMIVIFVHPLHYYAYAIDSQHNCLEINNELKEKGIEHFTFTQVPVLLMTLTILPDMTRGATDKIFLATTNLFLFGYMLLVIGLSITIRNASKQTGFIAKAKWAKAVFNLFLYLHGGIWSNLVLFCHRQDSFLLEGRIYFREYIEI